From Permianibacter aggregans, a single genomic window includes:
- a CDS encoding PIG-L family deacetylase: MLSALLLSIASANESAYRAELDKACVGSRVLSVVAHADDDLYFINPSIDEAIARGACVHTVVVTAGYVDDPNNDARQRGLQAAYALMLGESGLQWRHSERQLAGKIIEHWQANSTPRIELSFLELPAGAHDDLRSRARPNLYRVFADDAATETTGTPMQRYNESELIAVLRAIIESYDPERLLTLQATRAYPVRHSRPVGEGDHPDHVIVAKLTMLAAKDLPRLRHIIQHDDYPIQDRPANLSAEQAARKTAILHAYCLQDRRGCADPERLTPDCDARNDSHWGAAWLCRHYPSPVARPAPIKR, from the coding sequence ATGCTCAGCGCTTTGCTGCTGAGCATCGCCAGTGCCAATGAGTCAGCGTACCGCGCTGAACTCGACAAGGCCTGTGTCGGTAGCCGCGTTTTGTCGGTGGTGGCGCATGCCGACGATGATCTGTACTTCATCAATCCCTCGATAGACGAAGCCATTGCCCGCGGTGCCTGCGTGCATACGGTGGTGGTGACGGCCGGCTATGTTGACGACCCGAATAACGACGCCAGACAGCGCGGCTTGCAAGCGGCCTATGCGTTGATGCTTGGTGAATCCGGGCTGCAGTGGCGGCATAGCGAGCGGCAGTTGGCTGGCAAAATCATCGAGCATTGGCAGGCGAACTCCACGCCGCGTATTGAATTGAGTTTCCTTGAGTTGCCGGCCGGTGCGCACGATGATTTGCGTTCGCGAGCGAGGCCAAATCTTTATCGAGTATTTGCCGATGATGCCGCCACTGAAACCACCGGCACACCGATGCAGCGCTATAACGAAAGCGAATTGATCGCGGTGTTGCGGGCCATCATCGAAAGCTATGACCCGGAGCGCTTATTGACGCTGCAGGCGACGCGGGCCTACCCGGTACGCCACAGTCGCCCGGTCGGTGAGGGCGACCATCCAGACCACGTTATTGTCGCCAAACTGACGATGTTGGCGGCCAAAGACTTGCCGCGCCTTCGCCATATCATCCAGCATGATGATTACCCGATTCAGGATCGGCCGGCCAATTTGAGCGCTGAACAAGCGGCGCGCAAAACCGCGATTCTGCACGCCTATTGCCTGCAGGATCGCCGTGGCTGCGCCGACCCGGAGCGTCTGACGCCGGATTGCGATGCTCGCAACGACAGCCATTGGGGCGCTGCCTGGCTTTGTCGGCATTACCCGAGCCCGGTCGCCAGACCGGCACCGATCAAACGTTGA
- a CDS encoding RNA polymerase sigma factor, giving the protein MAAETAESIPSAEISDELMVARAQRGDSRAFESLYRQHHRRIYALCCRMLVDRSLAEELVQEAFINAWRQLPNFRGDAKFSSWLHRIAVNAVISYQRKNSRWLNWLKSGTDDIPEQLAAETPGLKRDLEGAIAALPDRARQVFVLCDVEGYSHEEVGELLGVAVGTSKAQLFRARELLRGMLQ; this is encoded by the coding sequence ATGGCCGCGGAAACCGCCGAATCGATACCGAGCGCCGAGATCAGCGATGAGCTGATGGTCGCGCGCGCGCAGCGTGGCGATAGCCGCGCGTTTGAATCACTTTATCGTCAACATCATCGGCGCATTTATGCCCTGTGCTGTCGAATGCTGGTCGATCGGTCATTGGCCGAAGAGCTGGTCCAGGAAGCCTTTATCAATGCCTGGCGACAGTTGCCGAATTTTCGCGGTGACGCCAAGTTTTCCAGTTGGTTGCATCGCATCGCCGTCAATGCCGTCATTTCCTACCAGCGCAAAAACTCGCGCTGGTTGAATTGGTTGAAAAGCGGCACCGATGACATTCCGGAACAACTGGCCGCCGAAACGCCCGGACTGAAGCGCGATTTGGAAGGCGCCATTGCCGCGCTGCCGGATCGGGCCCGTCAGGTTTTCGTGCTCTGTGATGTCGAAGGTTATAGCCACGAAGAAGTGGGTGAATTACTCGGTGTCGCTGTCGGCACCAGCAAGGCGCAGCTGTTTCGCGCCCGCGAATTATTGAGAGGTATGTTGCAATGA
- a CDS encoding DUF4097 family beta strand repeat-containing protein: protein MKTLIVSALCLIAGSVLAGEKVDKSLDAAADGVIEVEVVRGEVTIEGWDKNVVQVVGTLDDRSEKLIFERSGKTIRIEDDVPNNLNSGEGTKLTIKVPRQSSLNVDVVSADLNVSQVKGKSELSTVSGDLRATDLGEEVDLKSVSGDVKLKGAGKILTIGSVSGDVHADVSAERINGETVSGDLIITSAGRVSRANLESVSGDVKLDAALADDVELDAETVSGDITITAIGAVNARLRIETGPGGDITNRLTDDRPSRSFINSNSLDVKVGSGRGQFKMETVSGDITLQKK, encoded by the coding sequence ATGAAAACGTTAATTGTCAGTGCTCTGTGTCTGATTGCCGGTAGTGTATTGGCTGGCGAGAAGGTTGATAAGTCTCTGGATGCCGCTGCCGATGGCGTCATCGAAGTCGAAGTGGTCCGTGGTGAGGTGACCATTGAGGGCTGGGATAAAAATGTTGTGCAAGTCGTCGGCACGCTGGATGACCGTAGTGAGAAGCTGATTTTCGAGCGCAGCGGGAAAACCATTCGCATCGAAGATGATGTGCCGAACAATCTGAACTCCGGTGAAGGAACCAAATTGACGATCAAGGTGCCGCGTCAATCGTCTCTGAATGTCGATGTGGTCAGCGCCGATTTGAATGTATCGCAAGTGAAAGGTAAATCAGAGCTGTCAACGGTCAGTGGCGATTTGCGTGCGACCGATTTGGGTGAAGAGGTTGATCTGAAGTCGGTCAGCGGCGATGTCAAGTTGAAAGGTGCCGGCAAGATCCTGACAATTGGCTCGGTATCCGGTGATGTGCATGCTGATGTCTCGGCCGAGCGAATCAATGGCGAAACGGTGTCAGGTGATTTGATTATCACCAGCGCTGGCCGCGTCAGCCGTGCCAACCTGGAAAGCGTTTCCGGTGATGTGAAATTGGATGCAGCATTGGCCGATGATGTCGAGCTTGATGCGGAAACCGTTAGTGGCGATATCACCATCACCGCGATTGGTGCCGTCAATGCCCGCTTGCGTATCGAAACCGGTCCTGGCGGCGACATCACCAACCGCCTGACCGACGATAGACCGAGCCGCTCGTTTATCAACTCGAACAGCCTGGATGTCAAAGTGGGTTCTGGTCGCGGTCAGTTCAAAATGGAAACGGTCAGTGGCGATATTACGCTGCAGAAGAAATAA
- a CDS encoding patatin-like phospholipase family protein, translating into MKKIGLALGSGSSRGWAHIGVLRALNELNIDVEIVCGSSAGALIGAAYATRRLDKLERWACSLTRLEIARFFEFNFSMNGFINSTRFREFLAEYVCNQSRIEHLPLRFASVATTLMHGEEVIFDEGDLTEAVWASLSLPGVFPPLQIGEQWMVDGGLVNPVPVSVCRELGADFIIAVNLNEGIVGKHFKKNEPMHRRKLDQPEPESAIKWPLLTNLMREPLKKLDQWTTRDPAPGIVDTIANSVNIMQTQITRQRLKQDAPDWLICPDLSHFGLMELHRAEEAIAVGYQTTMAKHEELKKHLEK; encoded by the coding sequence ATGAAAAAAATCGGGTTGGCACTCGGTAGCGGCTCTTCTCGCGGTTGGGCCCATATCGGTGTGCTGCGAGCACTGAATGAGCTCAATATTGACGTAGAAATCGTTTGTGGCTCATCGGCCGGTGCCTTGATTGGCGCCGCCTACGCGACCCGTCGTCTCGATAAACTCGAACGCTGGGCGTGCAGTTTGACCCGGCTGGAAATCGCCCGCTTTTTTGAATTCAATTTCTCAATGAACGGCTTTATCAACAGCACCCGCTTTCGCGAATTTCTGGCCGAGTATGTCTGCAATCAATCGCGCATCGAGCACTTGCCGCTGCGTTTCGCCAGTGTCGCCACCACATTGATGCACGGCGAGGAAGTTATTTTCGATGAAGGTGATTTGACCGAAGCCGTTTGGGCGTCACTGTCACTGCCCGGCGTGTTCCCGCCACTGCAAATCGGCGAGCAATGGATGGTCGATGGCGGCTTGGTCAATCCGGTGCCGGTATCGGTTTGTCGCGAACTGGGTGCGGATTTTATTATCGCCGTCAATCTGAACGAAGGTATCGTCGGCAAGCATTTCAAGAAAAATGAGCCGATGCATCGGCGCAAACTCGATCAACCGGAACCGGAGTCGGCGATCAAATGGCCTTTACTGACCAACCTGATGCGCGAACCACTGAAAAAACTGGATCAATGGACCACGCGCGATCCCGCCCCCGGTATCGTCGATACCATCGCCAACTCGGTCAACATCATGCAAACGCAAATCACCCGTCAGCGTTTGAAGCAGGATGCGCCCGACTGGTTGATCTGCCCAGATCTTTCCCATTTCGGATTGATGGAGTTGCATCGAGCCGAAGAGGCGATTGCGGTGGGTTATCAAACGACGATGGCCAAGCACGAAGAGTTAAAAAAACATCTGGAAAAATAA